Below is a genomic region from bacterium.
ATATATCGGCATTTTTTCCTTTTTTTTAAAGATAAAATTTTAGTTTTTCTCTTTTTGAATAAAATAAAGTGTTAAAAACCTAAGCAGGATTTGTTTCTACAAACTTATGGGTAAGTTCCAGTTTTTTAAAAGAATGAGTTTAGTTATGCCAAGAGCCTTCCTATAAGAAGGGATGCCTCATATAGAAAGAGAATGGGAATTGCCATTAAGAGCATTGTTATTGGATTCCAATCTGGTGTAAGAATGGCTGATGCAACCAAAATTCCAATGTATATTATCTGCCATTGCTTCCTTAAGCTTTTATATGTGCATATCTTAAGTTTAAGGAGGGATATAATGAGAAGGGGGGTTTCAAATACAAGCCCAGATATTAAAACAAACCATCCGACAAACATAATATAGTAATCTGCCCTTATATTTGATGTGAGATATCCATTTGCTTGAGCAAAAAGCCATTTTAGACTAATCGGAAGGAGGAAAACGAATGAAAAATAAGCACCCATAATAAAAAGGACGATAAAGACAAAAAGGATAAGAAATAATGTTCTCTTTTCATTCTTTTTTAAGCCTGGAACAAGAAATGCAAGGGTTTGATATAAAATAATTGGCAATGAAAGCA
It encodes:
- the tatC gene encoding twin-arginine translocase subunit TatC, with protein sequence MADKEIGILDHLEELRYRFIIIISALFITTCISYFFAYKILSFIKIPAGNIILVYLSPFEPFMIRLKIALFSGIMLSLPIILYQTLAFLVPGLKKNEKRTLFLILFVFIVLFIMGAYFSFVFLLPISLKWLFAQANGYLTSNIRADYYIMFVGWFVLISGLVFETPLLIISLLKLKICTYKSLRKQWQIIYIGILVASAILTPDWNPITMLLMAIPILFLYEASLLIGRLLA